The following are from one region of the Falco biarmicus isolate bFalBia1 chromosome 1, bFalBia1.pri, whole genome shotgun sequence genome:
- the CCDC92 gene encoding coiled-coil domain-containing protein 92, with translation MAASNLENQLQSAQKNLLFLQREHASTLKGLHAEIRRLQQHCTDLTYELTVKSSDLSGNGSSRSDELKRKCKDLEAQLKVKEAENNELLKELEQKNAMIMVLENTIKEREKKYLEELKMKSHKLNMLSSELEQRASTIAYLTSQLHATKKKLMSSGGTSEGTPSGSPVLSSYKPSPPKDKLPETPRRRMKKSLSTPLNPEFEEAYRIGSESRKLLLREPVDAMPDPTPFLLARETAEVHLIKERPLVIPPIASDRAPGESHSPAREKPHKAHIGVAHRIHHVAPSQPQPEVETLAVDPVHGSKVVRKHSGTDRTV, from the exons ATGGCGGCATCAAACCTGGAGAACCAGCTGCAGAGCGCCCAGAAGAACCTGCTGTTCCTGCAGCGCGAGCACGCCAGCACGCTGAAGGGGCTGCACGCTGAGATCCGGcgcctgcagcagcactgcacag ATTTAACCTACGAACTGACTGTAAAGAGTTCAGACTTGTCAG GAAATGGTAGTTCAAGAAGCGATGAACTCAAAAGAAAGTGCAAAGATCTTGAAGCTCAGCTGAAAGTCAAAGAggctgaaaataatgaattattgAAAGAACTCGAACAAAAGAATGCAATGATAATGGTGCTGGAAAACACtattaaagaaagagaaaagaagtatttggaagagttaaaaatgaaaagccataAGCTCAATATGCTGTCGAGTGAACTAGAGCAGAGAGCGAGCACTATTGCGTATTTGACTTCTCAGCTGCATGCTACGAAGAAGAAGCTGATGAGTTCAGGTGGGACTTCAGAGGGGACCCCTTCTGGCAGTCCCGTGTTGTCCAGCTATAAGCCGTCCCCTCCCAAAGATAAACTGCCGGAGACCCCACGGCGCAGGATGAAGAAGAGCCTGTCGACGCCACTGAACCCCGAGTTTGAAGAGGCCTACAGAATAGGGTCGGAGAGCCGGAAGCTGCTGTTACGGGAGCCGGTGGATGCCATGCCCGATCCCACCCCCTTTCTCTTGGCCAGGGAAACAGCAGAGGTGCACCTCATTAAGGAGAGGCCGTTGGTTATTCCACCTATTGCTTCAGATCGTGCGCCTGGCGAATCACACAGCCCTGCCCGTGAGAAGCCGCACAAGGCCCACATTGGGGTGGCGCATCGCATCCACCACGTTGCGCCGTCCCAGCCGCAGCCGGAGGTTGAAACACTGGCAGTGGATCCGGTCCATGGCAGCAAGGTGGTCAGAAAGCACTCAGGGACAGACAGAACTGTTTGA